CGGTTTTGTAGAAAACTGTACGGAACGAATGAAGCTCACCaataaaaaagctcaaaacaCACGAGGATGGGTTTGCTCTGTTGgatcataaattaattattatgtgttttatgtgtcgtttttttttagtttccttTTGCCCTGGCGAGTTGAACAGGCAGTTGTTGCTGGAACACCTTCCGGTTCACCGGTGGGATCACCTGCCGTGTGGTTCATTCTTCATCCTTTCGTCAACGACCCTCCGCCTGGTGGAGCGTTTGCGAATTGTTGTTCGCCCCTTAGCGAAGGCGAACAAATGAATTGGCGTATGAATGAAAGCCGGACATTATGGCTGGACCCAACCGTAAGGTGAGAACAACCATTTTAAGCCCTTTTTACGATTCCTGAAGGAAACACTTTCATCCGGCGCGTATGCTGATGGATCTTCGTCGCTTCACACGACACGCAACGTTCGGAGAAATTCGgtaatggaaattaaaattaaccaGACCAGTTTCATCATTTATTCACGAGCCCATTTTCGGCCACTTTCTACCGAAACACAACGAACCGTTTAAGTGTCTGACCTGTTTGGTAGggaggaaggaaaacaaacggaGAGGCCCTCCGTCGCTGTGGTCAAGCTCAGCCCATATGAATCTGATGTGTGCTGCTCTTCTGTTTGCCAAATGGATAATATTCAATTTTCGCAGCGCATGTACGCCTACGGAAGTTGCCGCCGGCTACAGTTACCGTGTGCATTCGGTACGCATTATGATCGCAATTATTTGCACTAACTCCGGAGATCCGGGGAAAAAGAGCCATCTCGAGGCTATCAATCAGCTCGTGCGTGTCGGTGTCGGTGTGGAAAAACATCGCTCCGTACGCCCTCGGTTCGATGGAAGGGGCTCACCGGTTTCCAAGTACGCAAACAATCCGGACGGACAGGATCCGGCCGGCATGTTCGAATGAGGCTGGGCGGATGTGTACATTTGCGAAGAGAGATTTATTTGAGTATTATTGAAGGTACTTGTCGACAATGCACCGAACAAAAAGGGATTAATTACTGCTGGTGTACATTGGCAACGGGCTCGAAACGATGTAACCAGTGACGGATCAAGTCTCTGGGAGGTCTTAGGAGGAATAGCTAAAGGGGGACCTCTTAGCCAATACAAAATTTCTGAAGGGAGGGTTGGTAGTTTACTTGAGCTTTGGggcaaacttttgtttttgagcCTTATACACGAAATACATGACAATTTGCATTTACTTACCCGTGTGAATGGACACTTTACTTTCATAAACCACAGAAAAGAACTACTTTGCTTTTATACACTggtattttctctttttttctcataaacACACTTCAATGCGCTTTTGCACTCTTAAAACACCAGACTCGcccaaaaaataacacatttttcacacaATAGACGAATTACGAATTCACGCTATAAACTCATTGATAAAAGGACACTTCTTTTTTCGCGAAAAACCAGCAAacactttacttttttttcttgtgcacaAAGGCACTTAAACGCTACAATGAACTTTGGAACTTTTAAAACACTACACTCCCCTAAAAATGaccacatttttcacacaATAAGCGAATCACGAATTCACGAAATAAACGACAAGCTCATTGCTAAAAAGACAAAACTTTTTTCACGAAAAGAGAACAAACACTTACATTTTTTCTGTGGAGGAAAGCACAtacaaaaacacgcacacttcAATGCTCTTTGGCACATTTCAAACGCTACACTCGACTcaaaatggccacatttttcacgCAATACGCTCATTGCTTATCAATCAACatcacttttttcacaaaaaaaacaacaaacactctGTGCAGAAAGGCACATAAACTCTTCAATAagctttggcacatttaaaacactaaacaCTTGCTTAAAAAATGGCGACAATTTTCACGCAATAAACGCATGACGAATTAACTCTATGACCAATAAGCTCACTAATAAAAAGGCACCattttttcagcaaaaaagaacaaacacttTGCATTATTTTCCTATGCACAAAGGGGCATAAACACTTCAATGAGCTTTGGCACATTTCAAACACTACACTCGACTCAAAATGGCCGGATTTTTCACGCAATAGGCGAACCACAAATTCACGAAATAAGCAAAAAGCTCATTGATAAAAGACACAACTTTTTTAAccaagaaacaacaaacacttgCATTACACTAGCCTAAAAATGGCCGCTTTTTCACACAATTAGCGAATCACGAATTCACgcaataaacattaaactcatttaaaaaaaacatcatttttcttcactaaaaaacaaccaacacttattttttttatgtgcacAGAAGATTTGTGACGCTTTCCACAAAACACGTACcgaaacttatttttttattccaaatttaattcgaaaaaaattaccttttttcgccaaaaaactacaaacacTTGCATTTTTTCCTTGCAGAAAAGCACATAAActcttcatttttaatttaatgcgaaaGATGGAACAACTTCACTTACACacgatcaaaacgatgccgataGATCCGAAACTGCTCTAGTGATTTATGGAATGAAATTCATAAGAAGGCAAACACACACCTTCTTCctttacatttttcactttGGTTTATCATTTTTCTAGTTTCACTGTTTTTGTCGAAACTCTtccttaaaaacaaataaaatcaaattgatttaaaatgcaatgaaagatgaaaaaattgaatttgctCCAATACCGTGTGTGATTTATGGTCCCATTTCACTTACACACTTAACGCATTGCTTTATAGCGAACGCCGCAAGTATCACGCACACGCTGACACAAAACCCAAGCCGACGCCGCCATCAATTTGAACGCGTGCTTACCACATTTTCACTGTTTAAtatcacaaaaaacaaacgaattgtTGTACTAACTATTGTTTTTATGCAATAAGATCCTCGAGGATCACTTTTTAACACGAAACAAcgattttttgctacatttttttatgcacaAAGGAAGGACGCCGCACTACCGAAAGCTCTAGTAAGTGTAATGTATTGCGGTCCGATCGATACTGATCACAGTTGCTCCTGTTCGCACTATCATGATCTCGTTATCACgccacacctacacaaccaTAATTGGCGATGCGGCCGGCAGGTGTCATCTCTCGCATCTCATTCTTTCGCACACACCTCGCTCCTGCGTGAGATGCGAATGTAAAAAGCCTcgtaaaaaaagcaatttaacACGTAACTCTTCGCTCTCCTTGATCAAATTTTGACATTTACGGCATGGAAAATGTAGGCATACAAAcacttttttaataatataaaacattattttttgtagcAAAAGGCTTTAAGGGAGCATTGGTTCAATCTTATGCCAATGAATTAGGCTAGAAGAAAGATTTTCTTCTGCTACCAACATTCATTAGCATTTCCGTTCTTTGAGGCCCTCTGACCGACGGGTCCTTAGATGGAATGTAGTATGGTTCTTTTCTTTGGATCTACAATCTATGCCAATCCTTCGTCTGTAATTCCTTGCGACTAGTCTTCTGTAACTTGATTTACGCATAACCGAATAGTAGACACATACGATCGGACTAAAGTTTGAAGCCAGGGCCTGTTACTGAGTTGTGTATTACCAACTCTAGTAGTCGGTGACtacggctacgtggtaaaataagtctagtaagccagaaatggtcggcatgaTCTCTAAAGTCGTTGAGCCTagaggagagagagattttacacatatttttgtggttttgtggtttgaGATGATTGATGAATTTGATTTGATGAATGTAATAATAAACTGCATACTTTCAGACGCATTTTCTGGTATTACACGCCAAGGACAGAACTCTCTTTGGTTAGATAAAAACGCAtagtaattttattcattctaCAGGCACTCAAATCGTTCcaaaacatcatcagcaactCTACCGGAATTAAAGCGTTTGTTTGACCGGTCTAGCGCTATCCGTTACCTCCGTTTGGCAAGGAATCTTTAACCACTGTTCGCACTTCTTTTTGGATGTTTCGATCTGCTCCCACGGGATCTCATCCCTTGTCATCCAGCTGAATCGTCGATCGTAGTACAGATCGTAGTGTGGTCCGGACGTTGGAAAAAGTTCCCGTTCATTTTCCGACATCGCGTCCAGCATACGCCACATCCCGGACATGGAGTCCGTTTCCAGCCCGCAGAACGATTCTTCCGACACGATCGCCCGAACACGACCTTTCTTGCGCTGCTGAAGCAATTGTTGCTGCTCACGGCGCTTCTTCTCCTCCTGGTGATGTTGCAGGTCACACTTGCGCACCATCTCGTCAATAAACGACCGGAACTTGGGACTGAAATCGGTGGCCGTTTGCAAATCCGGACAGCCGGCACAGGAATCGCTCGACACCGGTTCGACTGCCGCTTCGTCTGACTTCCGGAGATGGTTCGCACCCATCAGCTCGTCGTAAGCGCTCCGGAACTCGGGTGTAAATTGattcatcagcagcagctcaTCGCTCTCGTCCACTCCGGGTTTCTGCAAGTGGTAAGAAGATGCTAAGAACTGTCCGACCCATCGAATGTCGCATTCACACCCGAACAAACCTTTTTACGCTGATCCAACAGTACGTACGATTCATCCAGATCGGAGAACGGATCGGAAAGGGCACTACACTCGGATGATTCCTCGTCCTCGGGTCGGTTGGCTCGCGGCATCTCCGAAGCGGTCAAGGGACGTAATATTTGGAAGATGTTTTCCGCAAACTGTTGGCGTACATCCGGATCTTCGCTCGTGATCGGATAAGCGTCCATTCCGGTGCACTGCAGCCGTACGTTTGACACCACACGAGATGCCGGTTGCTGGACCCAATTTCTCTGCTCTGCTTACCTGCACGTTGTTGGATCGATAAGCATCGTTGAGCCCGCGGGGAACTGTTCCGAATTCCTGAAGCATCGCGAAATGATAAACTTGACATTCCCCTTGCACTACTTTTCAGCAAGTTTGCACGCATCCAGTTGCTCATTTGTGTTGCGCCTTAGGTGCTCGTTTATTGCCAATCAAACAAAGGTCTATTAGGGTAGGAACTAGTCGTGTTGCCGGTAGGCAGGCGATGAATAGATAGTTTCGCCCTCCAGCTCCCCACTGTGTGGAGGACTCTGTTTGTGAATTGCATTGTAGGAACGAGTGACAACCTACGACAACCTGAAATCCCACTCCTCGCGTATGTTTGGCATGGCAAAAAGGTGGTAACCATTGGCGTTATGTTAtctatttctttcttcattattAAGCTGTTGAAAGGCAAGCCGGGCGCATGAGGGGAGAACAATGAAAatgttcgttttattttactcgAGTTTGAATGGCAGTTAGTAAAACTATATAGggaaaaacattgtaaaaagaGTCAATAAATCGCTAAAAGAACTATATATGTACTAATATTCGTACTTCATTAACTTAGTTAACTTCATTAACTTAGTTAatgaaataacacaaaaactgGCGTTCATCCGAACACACCAGAAATTGTGCATATATGGTTAGGTATacagtaaataaataagtttcaTTAAAACAGCTCATCACAAATcgtcttttttgttgcagaaaATAACGCATTATTTCAAGAATTAACGTTAACGACTTTCTAGTTGTGGCTTTATGGTGTGCATTTTACTCGCTGGAGCTCGAAAGCTGATTAAGAGCATTGACTACCGTTATGGAGCTTCAAAGCTGTTTAGAAAGAGAAACAGCAAATGAAGCGTCTACTTGACAGAGTTCAACTAATTTTGTCAAagcgtttatttttatgaaaattttagctttttgTAAGTTATCATAAAGATTAAGTTTTCTAGAATGCTACAACTGGTTTCTTCTAAAGTTTATGGTTTCGTTTGCAGCTTGTTGGCGTTTCATTTCTATCGTGCCTGGTTCAGGATTGTTGATTGGGTACCAAGCGTTTGACATTTTCCGGGAAGGGCCAACTTTGTGGCTGTTTTTGCGCCAAACATGATCAATAGCGTTCTTTCTTGCATACCGGCAATTCATGTGAAAACAAGAGTGAATAGCGTTGGACGGGTCGGTAGGTATTTCTGCTAAACGGTGTTGATCAACTATTGCAAATACAAgaagaattgaaaaattactaCATTTCACACGTTTTAGATGAACGATGGCACACGTAAATGGTGTAGACGATGCACAACCATCGACCAGCATGCCAAAAACGGAATGTCCGATATGCCACAAATGGTTTCCCGTAAACGGAATAGAGCTGCACGTGGATGAGTGTCTGAGGCTGAGCGAAGTAGTCGAAGAACGTCTAATGCCGGACAGTATAAGCGAAAGTACACGGTCAATAACGCCCTGCGCGGAAGAACAACCGGAGCAGGCTTGTGACGGAACGCCACAAGTACCGAAGAGGAACTTTAGCATCTTTGAACGTAGTCCGAAGACGACAGTCAAGCGACCACGCAACGAGGAAGCGCCGATCGATATGTCCAGCGTTAACCGAGAGGATGAAGGTGTAATGTTCATCAAATCGGACACTGAGGACGACGAAGCGAATGAGCAGCGAAAGAAATCTAAAATGGAATATCCGCCAGAGAAAAAGGCCGCAAAAGAATTGCCAAAGATACCGCTCGCCGAACTGATGCGGCCATCGAAAATCGAAGACTACGTTGGACAGGATGCAATTGTCGGACAGAACGCAATACTGCGTAAATTACTCGACAGCGGTAACATTCCGAGCTTGATTCTGTGGGGACCACCGGGTTGTGGAAAAACGACACTTGCCAACATTATTGCCAATCGCTGCAAGACCCAATCCGCTACGTTGCGGTTCGTGAAACTTTCTGCCACGATGGCCGGGGTGGCGGAAGTGAAGGAGGTGATAAAGGTCGCTAAAAACGATGTCAAATACAAGCGCCGGACATTGCTGTTCATGGACGAGATACATCGGTTTAACAAGCTGCAGCAGGATATCTTTCTTCCGCATGTAGAATCCGGCACGATAACGCTTATCGGTGCTACGACAGAGAACCCATCGTTCAGCCTAAACTCTGCCCTGCTCAGCCGGTGCCGGGTGATCGTGCTGGAGAAGCATTCCGTGGAGAGCATGATGCAAATACTGGTGCGTGCGCTGCCAGAGTATGAAACGTTTATGGTACCGGAAAGCGTTAACAACAACGAGGCTAAGTTGCCCGATTTCAGCCAATTGTCGTTCATTCCACGGTAAGTTGATACGTTGCAAGTAGTTTAAAAAGATGATGTTTATCAATCTAGCCGTTAAATTCGATTAATACCATCCCTTTCTACTCCATCAGCACGATTATCCATGAGGAAACCGTCCGCTGGCTCGCGGAAACCTGTGACGGAGATGCACGTATCGGGTTGAACGGTCTGCAGCTAGCGTTGGGCGGTGCCGTTTCTACGTCGGACAGTATTTACGAGACACTGAAGACCGTCACGCTACAGGACGTCCGTGAGGGTATTAAAAAATCCCATCTTCTTTACGATCGCAAGGGGGACCAACACTACGATACGATATCCGCTCTGCACAAATCCATCCGTGGTTCGGATGATAACGCTGCTCTGTACTGGGCCACCCGTATGGTCGCATCCGGCGAAGATCCTCGCTACATCTGCCGCCGGATGATACGCATGGCGAGCGAGGACATTGGTCTAGCGGACACGAACGCGCTGCAAGTAGCGACCGCTACACTGGCGGCCGTCCAATCGGTCGGCATGCCGGAAGCGGACTGTATTATCGCACACTGTGCCGTCTATCTGGCCCGTGCACCCAAGAGTCGCGAGGTATACGAAGCGTACAAACGCTGCCGGGCATCGATCGATGAGTGGAAGGGCCCGATGCCGGGTGTACCGCTGCATCTGCGC
The DNA window shown above is from Anopheles funestus chromosome 3RL, idAnoFuneDA-416_04, whole genome shotgun sequence and carries:
- the LOC125767413 gene encoding uncharacterized protein LOC125767413, whose amino-acid sequence is MDAYPITSEDPDVRQQFAENIFQILRPLTASEMPRANRPEDEESSECSALSDPFSDLDESYVLLDQRKKKPGVDESDELLLMNQFTPEFRSAYDELMGANHLRKSDEAAVEPVSSDSCAGCPDLQTATDFSPKFRSFIDEMVRKCDLQHHQEEKKRREQQQLLQQRKKGRVRAIVSEESFCGLETDSMSGMWRMLDAMSENERELFPTSGPHYDLYYDRRFSWMTRDEIPWEQIETSKKKCEQWLKIPCQTEVTDSARPVKQTL
- the LOC125767400 gene encoding ATPase WRNIP1-like → MAHVNGVDDAQPSTSMPKTECPICHKWFPVNGIELHVDECLRLSEVVEERLMPDSISESTRSITPCAEEQPEQACDGTPQVPKRNFSIFERSPKTTVKRPRNEEAPIDMSSVNREDEGVMFIKSDTEDDEANEQRKKSKMEYPPEKKAAKELPKIPLAELMRPSKIEDYVGQDAIVGQNAILRKLLDSGNIPSLILWGPPGCGKTTLANIIANRCKTQSATLRFVKLSATMAGVAEVKEVIKVAKNDVKYKRRTLLFMDEIHRFNKLQQDIFLPHVESGTITLIGATTENPSFSLNSALLSRCRVIVLEKHSVESMMQILVRALPEYETFMVPESVNNNEAKLPDFSQLSFIPRTIIHEETVRWLAETCDGDARIGLNGLQLALGGAVSTSDSIYETLKTVTLQDVREGIKKSHLLYDRKGDQHYDTISALHKSIRGSDDNAALYWATRMVASGEDPRYICRRMIRMASEDIGLADTNALQVATATLAAVQSVGMPEADCIIAHCAVYLARAPKSREVYEAYKRCRASIDEWKGPMPGVPLHLRNAPTKLMRDLQYGVGYNMLHKDQSGLTYMPEGLEDEKYFSE